From a single Oceanobacillus kimchii X50 genomic region:
- a CDS encoding isochorismatase family protein yields the protein MSIPSIASYTLPTENELPKSKVDWKAEASRSVLLIHDMQQYFLDFYGQDSPLIQQLIKNISKIKETCTKLGIPTVYTAQPGDQNQEDRALLTDFWGPGLDDDIEQTKITDQLAPTEDDIVQTKWRYSAFKKSQLLEWMQENGKDQLIICGVYANIGCIVTAVEAFMSDIQPFIVADAMADFSKEQHEEALIFGAGRCARPLMMKQLIEDISSENTITTSSIKAQVAEMLEMSPDQLNVQDDLIESGLDSIRIMMLAENWNSEGIDISFIELIESPKLESWYQKLVSEYETIQVK from the coding sequence ATGTCAATACCTTCAATTGCAAGTTATACGTTACCAACGGAAAATGAACTACCAAAAAGTAAAGTGGATTGGAAGGCAGAAGCAAGTCGATCCGTATTATTGATTCATGATATGCAACAATACTTTTTAGATTTTTATGGTCAAGACTCTCCTCTTATTCAACAATTGATAAAGAATATATCAAAGATAAAAGAGACATGTACGAAACTTGGCATCCCAACAGTTTATACCGCACAACCTGGGGATCAAAATCAAGAAGATCGAGCGTTACTTACTGATTTTTGGGGACCAGGTCTAGATGATGATATAGAGCAGACAAAAATTACCGATCAGTTGGCACCTACAGAAGATGACATTGTGCAGACGAAATGGAGGTATAGTGCATTTAAGAAATCGCAACTATTGGAATGGATGCAGGAAAATGGTAAAGATCAATTAATTATTTGTGGTGTCTATGCCAATATTGGGTGCATTGTTACTGCTGTAGAAGCATTTATGAGTGATATTCAACCATTTATTGTTGCAGATGCGATGGCAGATTTTTCGAAGGAGCAACATGAAGAAGCTTTAATCTTTGGAGCCGGACGTTGTGCAAGACCATTAATGATGAAGCAATTAATAGAGGATATTTCATCTGAAAATACGATAACTACTTCATCCATAAAAGCACAAGTAGCAGAAATGTTAGAAATGTCACCGGATCAATTAAATGTGCAAGATGACTTAATTGAAAGTGGACTGGATTCCATTCGAATTATGATGCTTGCAGAAAATTGGAATTCTGAAGGGATAGATATAAGTTTTATAGAATTGATTGAATCTCCTAAGTTGGAATCGTGGTATCAAAAATTAGTTTCAGAATACGAAACCATTCAGGTAAAGTAA
- a CDS encoding amidohydrolase, producing MSKKEILDWINTNEGIFTDIAKNIWENPQLAYDEDYASQLQIDTLEKENFHIQPNIGGIPTAFVAEYGNGSPIIGILGEFDALPGLSQTVSPTREEIVADGPGHGCGHHLLGTAGVEAVIALKEYMKKENIKGTVRYYGCPAEEVLSGKTYMAREGVFDDLDCCLTWHPGTSNFTVNQSMQAMVSIEFEFTGITAHAAAAPHAGRSALDAVELMNVGTNYMREHVLDGSRIHYVITNGGLAPNVVPDQAKVWYYLRAATKEQVNDMLKRVKKIADGAVLMTETEVKSTILAFAYETLPNETLNDIMYENMMQSEISFTKEEETFATQLLKSINPEIVKMSKKQLHDQTDDLLPTHMANNKQLLGSSVGGSTDVGDVSWITPTGMVMTTSAPVGVQAHTWQATSSYGSSIGYKGMHLAAKTMALTLYDLFSNEELVAKAKEEFKQSTTGKPYIAGIPDDVNPPVKKKVDPVFTSMK from the coding sequence ATGAGTAAAAAAGAGATTTTAGATTGGATAAATACAAATGAGGGAATTTTTACGGACATAGCGAAAAATATCTGGGAGAATCCACAATTAGCTTATGATGAGGACTATGCAAGCCAGCTACAAATCGATACTTTAGAAAAAGAAAATTTCCATATTCAACCTAATATTGGTGGGATTCCTACAGCATTTGTAGCAGAATACGGAAATGGCTCACCAATTATTGGTATACTTGGGGAATTTGATGCGTTACCAGGATTATCACAAACGGTATCACCGACAAGGGAAGAAATTGTAGCTGATGGACCAGGGCATGGATGTGGTCATCATTTATTAGGAACAGCTGGTGTTGAAGCAGTAATTGCATTAAAGGAGTATATGAAAAAAGAAAATATCAAAGGAACCGTACGTTATTATGGTTGTCCAGCAGAGGAGGTACTGTCAGGTAAAACATATATGGCAAGAGAGGGTGTATTCGATGATTTAGATTGTTGTTTGACTTGGCATCCAGGTACATCCAATTTTACAGTGAATCAAAGTATGCAGGCGATGGTTTCCATTGAGTTTGAATTTACAGGAATAACAGCACATGCTGCTGCAGCACCTCATGCCGGAAGAAGTGCTCTTGATGCTGTAGAGTTAATGAATGTCGGTACAAATTATATGCGAGAACATGTTTTAGATGGATCACGAATACATTATGTTATAACAAATGGTGGACTAGCTCCAAATGTTGTACCTGATCAAGCAAAGGTTTGGTACTATTTACGAGCTGCTACGAAAGAACAAGTGAATGATATGTTAAAAAGAGTAAAAAAGATTGCTGATGGAGCAGTGTTAATGACGGAAACAGAAGTGAAATCAACCATCTTAGCATTTGCTTACGAAACACTTCCAAATGAAACATTAAATGACATAATGTACGAAAATATGATGCAATCGGAAATATCATTTACAAAAGAAGAAGAAACATTTGCAACTCAATTATTAAAAAGTATTAATCCAGAGATTGTCAAGATGTCGAAAAAACAGTTACATGATCAAACAGATGATTTACTTCCGACACATATGGCGAATAATAAGCAATTGCTAGGGTCTTCAGTCGGAGGTTCAACGGATGTCGGAGATGTAAGTTGGATTACACCTACCGGAATGGTGATGACAACTTCTGCACCTGTTGGTGTGCAAGCTCATACCTGGCAAGCCACTTCCTCTTATGGTTCTTCCATTGGCTATAAAGGGATGCATTTAGCAGCGAAAACAATGGCATTAACTTTATATGATCTTTTTTCAAATGAAGAGCTTGTTGCAAAAGCCAAAGAGGAATTTAAACAAAGTACAACAGGTAAACCTTATATAGCTGGAATACCTGATGATGTAAATCCCCCTGTGAAAAAGAAGGTGGATCCTGTTTTTACATCCATGAAGTAA
- a CDS encoding (2,3-dihydroxybenzoyl)adenylate synthase, with translation MLEGYKPWPESLRKYYQETGCWTGETFGGILEKQARDRKDSVVITDGEKSITYQRLDERVNKLAVGFMNLGIEKEDRVVLQLPNTIEFFEVCFALFRIGALPIFALPLHRKMEISYFCEFTEAKAYIIPDVYDNFDYRNLANEINSSIPTLEHTIVAGETERFTSLEKLYIDKQVSFPAITGSDLAFFQLSGGSTGLPKLIPRTHDEYIYSLRKSVEICRLSQDTNFLAVLPVAHNFTMSSPGVFGVIYAGGKIILSKYPSPDVAFPLIEKEKVDFTSLVPPLAIVWLQAQKRTKADLSSLKVIQVGGAKCSAEIAKQIKPAFNCKLQQVFGMAEGLVNYTRLDDDDEVIIHTQGKPMSEYDEIRIVDEEDNELPVGETGQLQARGPYTIIGYFNVEEHNAKAFTSDGFYRTGDVVKLTEEGYLIVEGRDKDQINRGGEKIAAEEVENYILSLPGVHDVAIVSMPDKFLGERSCAFVIKNKEELTVNDIKDFLQHKGIANFKIPDRIEFVDRFPYTALGKVSKKNLRAMIKEKLTQKSY, from the coding sequence ATGCTAGAAGGGTATAAGCCTTGGCCAGAAAGTCTTAGAAAGTATTATCAAGAAACTGGATGCTGGACCGGAGAAACTTTCGGGGGAATATTAGAGAAACAAGCTAGAGATAGAAAAGACAGTGTTGTGATTACAGATGGGGAGAAATCCATTACTTATCAACGATTAGATGAGAGAGTAAACAAACTAGCTGTTGGATTCATGAATTTAGGTATAGAGAAAGAAGATAGAGTAGTTCTACAACTACCTAATACAATTGAATTTTTTGAGGTTTGTTTCGCGTTATTTCGAATAGGTGCTTTACCTATTTTTGCATTACCACTACACCGAAAAATGGAAATAAGCTATTTCTGTGAATTTACAGAAGCTAAAGCGTATATCATTCCAGATGTATACGATAACTTTGACTATAGAAATCTAGCAAATGAAATAAACAGCTCTATTCCAACTCTGGAGCATACGATTGTTGCAGGGGAAACAGAAAGGTTCACTTCCTTAGAAAAATTATATATTGATAAACAGGTATCATTTCCAGCTATTACAGGAAGTGATTTAGCATTCTTTCAATTATCAGGTGGAAGTACAGGGTTACCCAAATTAATTCCGCGTACACATGATGAATATATTTATAGCCTCCGAAAAAGCGTAGAAATATGTCGGCTAAGTCAAGATACGAATTTCTTAGCGGTTCTACCTGTGGCACATAATTTTACGATGAGTTCACCAGGCGTTTTTGGAGTCATCTATGCCGGAGGGAAAATTATTCTTAGTAAATATCCTAGCCCGGATGTTGCCTTCCCATTGATAGAAAAGGAAAAAGTAGACTTTACCTCACTTGTTCCACCATTAGCAATTGTATGGTTACAGGCGCAAAAAAGGACAAAAGCAGATTTAAGTTCGTTGAAAGTCATTCAAGTTGGTGGAGCGAAATGCAGTGCAGAAATAGCTAAGCAAATTAAACCAGCCTTTAATTGTAAGTTACAGCAAGTATTTGGAATGGCAGAAGGTTTAGTGAATTATACGAGATTAGATGATGATGACGAAGTAATTATTCATACACAGGGAAAACCGATGTCAGAATATGATGAAATTCGTATTGTAGATGAAGAAGACAATGAGCTTCCTGTAGGAGAAACTGGACAACTTCAAGCAAGGGGCCCGTATACTATCATTGGTTATTTTAATGTAGAAGAACATAATGCAAAAGCTTTTACATCCGATGGTTTTTATCGTACTGGGGATGTAGTCAAACTGACAGAAGAAGGGTATCTCATCGTTGAAGGAAGAGATAAGGACCAAATTAACCGAGGTGGCGAAAAAATTGCTGCAGAAGAGGTAGAAAATTATATCCTTTCGCTTCCAGGCGTACATGATGTAGCAATTGTAAGTATGCCAGATAAATTTCTTGGAGAAAGGTCTTGTGCTTTTGTTATAAAAAATAAGGAAGAATTAACAGTGAACGACATAAAGGATTTCTTACAACATAAAGGAATAGCCAATTTTAAAATCCCAGATCGGATAGAATTTGTGGATCGTTTTCCATATACAGCACTAGGTAAGGTAAGCAAAAAAAACTTAAGAGCAATGATAAAAGAAAAACTAACACAAAAAAGTTATTAA
- a CDS encoding polyamine aminopropyltransferase: MLNEKAVRQSKIIYWSSGIVSICGIIFEVLFGALGSYILGDGVKQYTLTISLFLTGMGIGASLSEKFMRNLIIKFIWIEFCVALIGGFSSFIMFGITAFAPAGTDAFYLYSITLIVGALTGVELPILIRKANEIGVTLNKSTARVLFSDYAGGLIGGVLFVFLFRPYFGMVKTAFLVGLINLTVALIVLWLFRKEIRHFIVHAVIGVGIGVLLIVGLFFGEEMAFTFEQKLYQDPIIHMEDSSYQKITVTHDEEDIRLYLDGSLQFSSVDQHRYHEVLVHPAMANVDNPENVLILGGGDGIAAKEVLKYEDVKQITLVDLDPAVVELANTNRHLLKINEGALMDENVKVKNMDAFQFLEDTSEWYDVILVDLPDPNNESLNKLYTKEFYSLVRNHLKPEGMIMVQATSPVFAREVYWTISETISSTDLNTENLHVDVPSFGNWGFVMASREEIDLDTMEIPVSTSFLTNDMMSALTAFGKDEDQEIPNFELKANTLIDPHLIQIYEKAWENY; this comes from the coding sequence ATGTTGAATGAGAAAGCAGTTAGACAAAGTAAGATTATTTATTGGTCCTCGGGAATTGTTTCCATTTGTGGTATTATTTTCGAGGTTTTATTTGGAGCGTTAGGTTCGTACATTTTAGGCGATGGTGTTAAACAATATACACTAACTATTTCCTTATTCTTAACTGGTATGGGAATAGGTGCTAGTTTAAGTGAGAAGTTTATGCGGAACTTAATCATTAAATTTATTTGGATTGAATTTTGTGTAGCCCTCATTGGTGGTTTTTCTAGTTTTATTATGTTTGGTATTACCGCCTTTGCGCCAGCCGGAACGGATGCTTTTTACTTATATTCTATAACGTTAATTGTCGGTGCCTTAACAGGTGTTGAATTACCCATTTTAATTCGTAAAGCAAATGAAATTGGTGTGACATTAAATAAAAGTACGGCTCGTGTGTTATTTTCTGATTATGCTGGAGGCTTAATTGGAGGGGTATTATTTGTCTTCTTATTCCGTCCTTATTTTGGTATGGTCAAAACAGCATTTTTAGTTGGGTTGATTAATTTAACAGTTGCATTAATCGTCTTATGGCTGTTCAGAAAAGAGATTCGGCATTTTATCGTACATGCTGTAATTGGAGTGGGTATTGGTGTGTTGTTAATTGTAGGGTTGTTCTTCGGTGAAGAAATGGCGTTTACTTTTGAACAAAAATTGTACCAAGATCCAATTATTCATATGGAAGATAGTAGTTATCAAAAAATCACAGTTACACATGATGAAGAAGATATCCGACTTTATTTGGATGGATCTTTGCAATTTAGCTCGGTCGATCAACATCGCTACCATGAAGTACTCGTCCATCCGGCAATGGCAAATGTAGATAATCCAGAGAATGTCCTTATCCTTGGTGGTGGCGATGGGATTGCGGCTAAGGAAGTTTTAAAGTATGAAGATGTGAAACAGATAACTCTCGTTGACTTAGATCCAGCAGTTGTGGAGTTGGCAAATACAAATCGACATTTGTTAAAGATTAATGAAGGGGCTTTAATGGATGAAAATGTAAAAGTGAAAAACATGGACGCCTTTCAATTTTTAGAAGATACATCGGAATGGTATGATGTTATTCTTGTTGATTTGCCTGATCCAAATAATGAAAGTCTAAATAAGTTGTACACAAAGGAATTTTACTCCTTAGTACGCAATCACTTAAAACCTGAGGGAATGATTATGGTTCAAGCGACAAGTCCAGTCTTCGCTAGAGAAGTATATTGGACGATTTCAGAGACGATTAGTTCAACTGATTTGAATACGGAGAATTTGCATGTAGATGTACCAAGTTTTGGAAACTGGGGATTTGTCATGGCAAGTCGTGAGGAAATTGATTTAGATACAATGGAAATACCCGTTTCTACAAGTTTCCTAACTAATGATATGATGTCAGCACTAACTGCGTTTGGCAAGGATGAAGATCAAGAGATACCGAATTTTGAGTTAAAAGCAAATACACTAATTGATCCACACTTGATTCAAATATATGAAAAGGCATGGGAAAACTATTAA
- a CDS encoding MerR family transcriptional regulator, which translates to MTSYKHKKVITIGIVNELTGLSVRQIRYYEECGLIYPDRSKNGTRKYSFSDIETLMNIAEQREEGVQTREIKHNMLKKKNKQKVKEEMLRGQINAHFHQR; encoded by the coding sequence ATGACCTCATATAAACATAAAAAAGTCATTACCATTGGGATTGTGAATGAATTAACTGGTCTTTCTGTACGGCAAATTCGTTATTATGAAGAGTGCGGATTAATTTACCCAGATAGATCGAAAAATGGTACAAGAAAATACTCCTTCTCTGATATTGAGACACTGATGAATATTGCAGAGCAGCGAGAAGAAGGTGTACAAACGAGAGAAATAAAACATAATATGCTGAAAAAGAAAAACAAGCAAAAAGTTAAGGAAGAGATGCTTCGTGGTCAGATTAATGCACATTTTCATCAACGATAA
- the dhbC gene encoding isochorismate synthase DhbC has product MSVETLNEEQQLINQYHSNDYLLSFPSKNILGKGKAVELTEEEQRGLSFRKRIESLLHKGTLNGMENPIVIGALPFHQQDKGTLVIPEEIQQSEVYQNVDNSLSSDTISSTHIQSIPSGKEYAKAVEKITKEIKEGKLEKAVLGRVLQIDVDKQPDISHLIQNLITHNHDKYNFALNTSEEGKEKTLIGASPELLISKKGSIVVSNPLAGSRPRQKDPEKDVLIAQELRHSEKDLHEHQLVVQSVLNALRPFCKKLHVPEEPSVIHTETMWHLSTEIIGHLEDPYTQSIEIAENLHPTPAICGTPNDIALENIRQLEPFNRDYFTGLIGWSDKNGDGEWAITIRCAEIEENMIRMFAGAGIVKDSVPEEEKNETAAKLQTMLRVFGIDFYEEEGNESC; this is encoded by the coding sequence ATGTCTGTTGAAACGTTAAATGAAGAGCAACAACTAATTAATCAATATCATTCAAATGATTATTTATTATCTTTTCCTAGTAAAAATATTTTAGGTAAAGGAAAAGCAGTGGAACTTACGGAGGAAGAACAACGAGGATTATCATTTCGTAAAAGAATCGAATCCCTATTACATAAAGGAACATTGAATGGGATGGAAAATCCAATTGTTATTGGTGCTTTGCCATTTCATCAACAAGATAAGGGGACATTAGTAATACCAGAAGAAATTCAGCAGTCAGAAGTTTACCAGAATGTAGATAACTCATTATCATCAGATACTATCTCATCAACACATATACAGTCGATTCCTTCGGGTAAGGAATATGCAAAAGCAGTAGAGAAGATTACGAAGGAAATTAAAGAAGGAAAGCTGGAAAAAGCGGTTCTTGGTAGGGTTCTACAAATAGATGTAGACAAGCAGCCCGATATTTCACATCTTATCCAGAATTTAATTACACATAATCATGATAAGTATAACTTTGCTTTAAATACATCCGAAGAAGGCAAAGAAAAAACATTAATCGGTGCTAGTCCAGAATTATTAATTTCCAAAAAAGGAAGCATCGTTGTTTCCAATCCTTTGGCTGGATCACGTCCAAGACAGAAAGATCCAGAAAAAGATGTTTTAATAGCGCAGGAATTACGCCATTCGGAAAAAGATTTGCATGAACATCAGCTTGTCGTTCAATCTGTTTTGAATGCATTACGACCATTTTGCAAGAAGTTACATGTACCTGAAGAACCATCTGTTATTCATACAGAGACAATGTGGCATCTTTCAACAGAAATCATCGGCCATTTAGAAGATCCATATACGCAATCAATTGAAATAGCTGAAAATTTGCATCCAACACCAGCGATATGCGGAACCCCTAACGATATTGCATTGGAAAACATTAGGCAGCTTGAACCTTTTAATCGAGATTATTTTACAGGGTTAATTGGCTGGAGCGATAAAAATGGTGATGGAGAATGGGCGATTACGATTCGTTGTGCAGAAATTGAAGAAAATATGATTCGCATGTTTGCAGGTGCAGGGATAGTAAAAGATTCAGTTCCTGAAGAAGAAAAAAACGAAACAGCAGCGAAGTTACAAACGATGCTACGTGTATTTGGAATAGATTTTTACGAAGAGGAAGGGAATGAATCATGCTAG
- a CDS encoding 2,3-dihydro-2,3-dihydroxybenzoate dehydrogenase gives MIEKKVAIVTGAAQGMGYEVFHALAVRGYVAVGIDIQEEKLHKIKGVAEKDKLAVEAFYADVSDSTQVNEIIDQVYRIYGSIDVLVNAAGVLSQGEVTTLSDEAWERTFAVNTSGVFHVSKAVCNRMKENKQGSIVTISSNAASVPRTSMASYCASKAASLMFTKCLGLEMASYGIRCNIVSPGATDTEMQRAFWNEEADIEKGIKGIPEQYRVGIPLQKIANTSDITEAVLFLLSENASHITMNNIVVDGGATLGAQ, from the coding sequence TTGATCGAAAAGAAAGTTGCTATTGTTACTGGTGCAGCGCAAGGAATGGGGTATGAAGTATTCCATGCTTTGGCAGTGAGAGGTTATGTAGCGGTAGGAATTGATATCCAAGAAGAAAAGTTGCACAAAATAAAAGGTGTAGCTGAGAAGGATAAGTTAGCAGTTGAAGCATTTTATGCTGATGTCTCTGATAGTACACAAGTCAATGAAATTATTGATCAAGTATATAGAATCTATGGAAGTATAGATGTTTTAGTTAATGCAGCTGGAGTACTATCACAAGGAGAAGTAACAACACTTTCCGATGAGGCCTGGGAGCGGACATTTGCTGTAAATACATCGGGCGTTTTTCATGTTTCTAAAGCCGTATGTAATCGAATGAAAGAGAACAAGCAAGGATCTATAGTGACAATTAGTTCTAATGCAGCGTCCGTACCGAGAACATCCATGGCAAGTTATTGTGCTTCGAAAGCTGCTTCCCTTATGTTTACGAAGTGTCTTGGATTAGAAATGGCAAGTTATGGAATTCGATGTAATATCGTATCACCTGGTGCAACGGATACAGAAATGCAGAGAGCATTTTGGAACGAAGAAGCAGATATAGAAAAAGGAATAAAAGGTATTCCTGAACAATATCGAGTAGGTATTCCATTGCAAAAAATAGCAAATACATCAGATATTACTGAAGCAGTATTATTCCTTTTATCAGAAAATGCAAGTCATATTACGATGAATAATATTGTTGTTGATGGTGGAGCTACGTTAGGTGCGCAATAG
- the mqo gene encoding malate dehydrogenase (quinone) — MSNKHTQADVILIGAGIMSATLGSLLKELSPDLEIRVFEKLENPGEESSNEWNNAGTGHSALCELNYTSEKKDGSIDINKAVNINEQFQLSRQFWSYLVNRKLIRNPEEFIRALPHISLVQGEDNVNFLRKRFKALVNHPLFKGMEFTDDKEMLKEWMPLIMNDRDTNEPIAATKIDSGTDVNFGALTRLLFQELDRTGIDVNYNHSVEDIKRNSEGLWEVKVHDMKDEKIEYHTAKFVFIGAGGGSLPLLQKTGIKESKHIGGFPVSGLFMVCNNPDVIEQHHAKVYGKAKVGAPPMSVPHLDTRFIEGEKSLLFGPFAGFSPKFLKTGSLFDLIHSVKSDNLFTMLSAGMKELPLTKYLVQQVVLSNEKRMEELREFIPNAQSKDWDVVIAGQRVQVIKDTEDGGKGTLQFGTEVVCGEDGSVAALLGASPGASTAVHVMLEVIKKCFPEHLQEWEPKIKEMIPSYGIALSENPELYKKIEVSIEQALGLKSEEPMMIPS, encoded by the coding sequence ATGAGTAACAAACATACGCAAGCAGACGTTATCTTAATTGGTGCTGGAATTATGAGTGCTACATTAGGATCTCTTCTGAAAGAACTATCACCAGATTTAGAAATTAGAGTATTTGAGAAGCTCGAAAATCCTGGAGAAGAAAGCTCCAATGAATGGAATAATGCTGGTACAGGGCATTCGGCATTATGTGAGCTTAACTATACTTCCGAAAAAAAAGATGGATCCATCGATATCAATAAAGCGGTGAACATCAATGAACAGTTTCAACTTTCGAGACAGTTTTGGTCTTATCTTGTAAACCGTAAGTTGATACGCAATCCTGAAGAGTTTATCAGAGCATTACCACATATAAGCTTAGTACAAGGTGAGGATAATGTGAATTTCCTTAGAAAGCGCTTCAAAGCGCTGGTGAATCATCCATTATTTAAAGGGATGGAGTTCACAGATGATAAAGAAATGCTAAAAGAGTGGATGCCACTGATTATGAATGATCGAGACACAAATGAACCTATTGCAGCGACAAAAATTGATTCTGGAACGGATGTTAATTTCGGTGCTCTAACACGTCTTTTGTTTCAAGAATTAGATCGAACAGGAATTGATGTGAATTACAATCATAGTGTAGAAGATATTAAACGAAATAGTGAAGGGTTATGGGAAGTAAAAGTTCATGATATGAAGGATGAAAAGATTGAATATCATACTGCTAAATTCGTCTTTATCGGTGCTGGAGGAGGAAGTTTACCATTACTTCAAAAAACGGGTATTAAAGAATCCAAGCATATCGGAGGCTTCCCAGTTAGTGGATTATTTATGGTATGTAATAATCCCGACGTAATCGAGCAGCACCATGCTAAAGTCTATGGTAAAGCTAAAGTGGGGGCACCGCCAATGTCTGTTCCACATCTCGATACGCGGTTTATTGAAGGGGAAAAATCATTACTATTTGGCCCTTTTGCAGGTTTTTCGCCAAAGTTTCTAAAAACAGGGTCCTTATTTGATTTAATACATTCTGTTAAGTCGGATAACCTTTTTACCATGCTTTCTGCTGGAATGAAGGAATTGCCGCTAACAAAATACCTTGTTCAACAAGTTGTCTTATCTAATGAAAAGCGTATGGAAGAATTGAGGGAGTTTATTCCAAATGCACAAAGTAAAGATTGGGATGTGGTTATAGCTGGCCAGCGTGTCCAAGTAATTAAAGATACAGAAGATGGAGGCAAAGGTACACTGCAATTTGGAACAGAAGTTGTTTGTGGTGAGGATGGGTCCGTGGCAGCTTTACTAGGTGCTTCCCCAGGGGCTTCTACTGCAGTACATGTGATGCTAGAAGTAATAAAAAAATGTTTCCCTGAACATTTGCAAGAATGGGAACCAAAAATCAAAGAGATGATACCTTCATATGGTATAGCACTTTCTGAGAATCCAGAGTTATATAAAAAGATTGAGGTATCTATTGAACAGGCACTCGGTTTAAAGAGCGAAGAGCCTATGATGATACCTTCATAA
- a CDS encoding DUF5058 family protein: protein MEATMIFANSPIVWLFALLVISVVAFQGIKFILLALKTSPSVGMTKEEAKSALKVGAINAIGPSLGIIIVAISLIALLGEPLTLMRIGIIGSAGIEATGAQLASSSAGVELGTSAFTNEVFTLVVWVLCLGGIGWLLVVTLFTKSLGKMQTKIVSKNKNKEFPIMIILSTAAMLGIFSNFVMDEMAKGVMSAAVIFASGIAMILVSLIANKFKKLNWLNEYSLGISIIVGLSVSYMML from the coding sequence GTGGAAGCAACAATGATATTTGCAAATAGTCCTATAGTATGGTTGTTCGCTTTATTAGTTATTAGTGTGGTAGCTTTTCAAGGAATAAAATTCATTTTATTAGCGTTAAAAACGAGTCCTAGTGTAGGAATGACGAAAGAGGAAGCTAAGAGTGCACTTAAAGTTGGAGCGATAAATGCAATTGGTCCTTCATTAGGTATTATTATTGTTGCAATATCATTAATTGCTTTACTAGGAGAGCCACTTACCTTAATGCGAATCGGTATAATTGGCTCCGCAGGGATTGAGGCTACAGGAGCTCAGCTTGCATCTTCATCTGCAGGTGTTGAGCTAGGGACATCAGCCTTTACCAATGAGGTATTTACATTAGTAGTGTGGGTATTATGCTTAGGTGGTATCGGCTGGTTATTAGTTGTTACACTATTTACAAAGTCACTTGGAAAAATGCAAACAAAAATTGTTAGTAAGAATAAAAATAAGGAATTTCCAATCATGATTATCCTCTCGACAGCAGCTATGTTAGGTATTTTTAGTAATTTTGTGATGGATGAAATGGCAAAAGGAGTGATGAGTGCAGCTGTTATTTTTGCATCAGGTATCGCGATGATTCTTGTCTCTTTAATTGCTAACAAATTCAAGAAACTCAATTGGTTAAATGAATACTCCTTAGGAATATCAATTATTGTTGGGCTGTCTGTCAGTTATATGATGTTGTAA
- a CDS encoding LysM peptidoglycan-binding domain-containing protein: protein MQSGDVLSKISKEHNVDVATLLEFNTSITNPDIIFAGQSITIPDAKGEKFNVTAYTAGYESTGKEPGDPAYGITASGTEVQEGQTIACPESMSFGTKVYIPYFDNTFTCEDRGSAVSEGDLDVYMSDVDEAIEFGVKELQVQY from the coding sequence GTGCAATCGGGAGATGTTCTATCCAAAATCTCAAAGGAACATAATGTTGATGTTGCAACATTATTAGAGTTTAATACATCCATAACAAATCCGGATATTATTTTTGCTGGTCAGTCGATTACGATTCCAGATGCAAAAGGAGAGAAATTCAATGTAACTGCTTATACAGCAGGCTATGAATCTACCGGGAAAGAACCTGGTGATCCAGCCTATGGTATTACCGCATCAGGTACAGAAGTGCAAGAGGGACAAACTATCGCTTGTCCAGAATCAATGTCATTTGGAACTAAAGTATATATACCATATTTTGATAATACATTTACTTGTGAAGATAGGGGAAGTGCTGTTTCAGAAGGAGACTTAGATGTATATATGTCAGATGTGGATGAAGCAATAGAATTTGGTGTAAAAGAATTACAAGTCCAGTATTAG